One segment of Streptomyces bathyalis DNA contains the following:
- the ddaH gene encoding dimethylargininase → MPESSAVRTARPRRYLMCRPTYFDVQYSINPWMSPEKPVDRDRAVAQWEKLKELYTGLGHTVELIDPLPGLPDMVFAANGATVVDGKVLAARFRNEERAAEGPAYAQWFRDRRFGRVHEPQWVNEGEGDYLTTDRWILAGTGFRTDPRSHQEAQELFGRPVVGLTLTDPRFYHLDTALAVLGEEVMYYPEAFSEGSRAVLRELFPGAITASAHDAEAFGLNAVSDGRNVVLPETATGLIAELRRRGYEPHGVDLSELLKAGGSVKCCTLEIREPSGGREQRSGRAGTTASAPAQTACVV, encoded by the coding sequence ATGCCCGAGTCCTCCGCCGTCCGCACCGCACGGCCCCGCCGCTATCTGATGTGCAGACCCACGTACTTCGACGTCCAGTACTCCATCAACCCGTGGATGAGCCCCGAGAAGCCGGTGGACCGGGACCGGGCCGTCGCGCAGTGGGAGAAGCTGAAAGAGCTCTACACCGGCCTCGGGCACACCGTGGAGCTCATCGACCCGCTGCCCGGCCTTCCCGACATGGTCTTCGCCGCCAACGGCGCCACCGTCGTGGACGGAAAGGTACTGGCCGCGCGCTTCCGCAACGAGGAGCGGGCGGCCGAAGGCCCCGCCTACGCGCAGTGGTTCCGCGACCGGCGCTTCGGCCGGGTCCACGAACCGCAGTGGGTCAACGAGGGCGAGGGCGACTATCTGACGACCGACCGCTGGATCCTCGCCGGCACGGGCTTCCGTACCGATCCTCGCTCCCACCAGGAGGCCCAGGAGCTCTTCGGCCGGCCCGTGGTCGGCCTCACCCTCACCGACCCCCGCTTCTACCACTTGGACACCGCACTCGCCGTACTCGGCGAGGAGGTCATGTACTACCCGGAAGCCTTCTCGGAAGGCAGCCGGGCCGTGCTGCGCGAACTCTTCCCCGGCGCGATCACCGCCTCGGCCCACGACGCCGAGGCGTTCGGCCTGAACGCCGTATCGGACGGACGCAACGTCGTGCTCCCCGAGACGGCCACGGGACTCATCGCCGAGCTGCGACGACGCGGCTACGAGCCGCACGGCGTCGACCTCTCGGAGCTGCTCAAGGCCGGGGGCAGCGTGAAGTGCTGCACTCTGGAGATCCGGGAGCCGTCCGGCGGACGTGAGCAGCGATCGGGCAGGGCCGGCACCACCGCGTCGGCGCCGGCGCAGACCGCCTGCGTCGTCTGA